The following proteins are co-located in the Dromiciops gliroides isolate mDroGli1 chromosome 2, mDroGli1.pri, whole genome shotgun sequence genome:
- the ADCY4 gene encoding adenylate cyclase type 4 — MPRLFSPRPPPSEDLFYETYYSLSQQYPLLLLLLVIVLSTLLALLVVTWASGRALGSDPAFLAGVLCALGGFALLLCLASREQRLQRWTRPVSGLVWAALLALGHSFLFTGGVVSAWDQVSFFLFIIFTVYTMLPLGMRDAAAAGLASSLSHLLVLGLYLGPQPVSRPPLLPQLAANAVLFLCGNAAGAYHKALMERALRATFREALSSLHSRRRLDSEKKHQEHLLLSILPAYLAREMKAEIMARLQAGQGPRPEGTNNFHSLYVKRHQGVSVLYADIVGFTRLASECSPKELVLMLNELFGKFDQIAKEHECMRIKILGDCYYCVSGLPLSLPDHALNCVRMGLDMCRAIRKLRAATGVDINMRVGVHSGSVLCGVIGLQKWQYDVWSHDVTLANHMEAGGVPGRVHITGATLALLGGAYAVEDAAPGHRDPYLRELGEPTYLVIDPRAEEEEEEEVTAGGPLSPPEGPKMRPSLLMTRYLESWGAAKPFAHLSHLDSPMPTSPPLLENALASLGPQRSLDRTRTPRGLEDDLDTGDEKFFQVIEQLNSQKQWKRSKDFSPLTLYFREKEMEKEYRLSALPAFKYYSACTFLVFLSNFIIQMLVANRPPALAVTYGIIFILFCLLLFICFSEHLTRCVLKGPKFLHWLPSLSGAIATRPCLRVALGTTTILIVLTMAIVNLFFQPMSECSFPASNSSAAALNISWDRPDSLPLISIPYSMHCCVLGFLSCSLFLHMNFELKLLLLLLWLLASCSLFLHSHAWLSDCLVAHLYPTPNVQRPGVLKEPKLMGAISFFVFFFTLLALARQNEYYCRLDFLWKKKLRQEREETETMENLTRLLLENVLPAHVAPQFIGQNRRNEDLYHQSYECVCVLFASVPDFKEFYSESNINREGLECLRLLNEIIADFDELLSKPKFSGVEKIKTIGSTYMAATGLNATSAQDTQQDSERSCSHLGTMVEFAVALGAKLDIINKHSFNNFRLRVGLNHGPVVAGVIGAQKPQYDIWGNTVNVASRMESTGVLGKIQVTEETARVLQSLGYTCYSRGVIKVKGKGQLRTYFLSTELARTGPPGATFS, encoded by the exons GCTCTGGGTTCAGACCCAGCCTTCCTGGCTGGGGTGCTGTGCGCACTCGGAGGCTTTGCACTGTTGCTCTGCTTGGCTTCCCGTGAGCAGCGTCTGCAGCGTTGGACCCGCCCGGTATCGGGCCTCGTGTGGGCCGCCCTACTGGCCCTGGGCCACAGCTTCCTGTTCACTGGAGGTGTGGTCAGCGCCTGGGACCAG gtgtctttcttcctcttcatcatcttcactgtgtacaccatgctgcctctgggTATGCGAGACGCAGCTGCAGCCGGCCTTGCCTCTTCTCTATCCCACCTCCTGGTCCTTGGGCTGTACCTTGGACCTCAACCTGTCTCTCGGCCCCCGCTTCTCCCTCAG TTGGCTGCCAACGCGGTGCTGTTCTTATGTGGGAATGCGGCGGGAGCCTACCACAAGGCGCTAATGGAGCGCGCTCTTCGAGCCACGTTCCGGGAGGCTCTGAGTTCCCTGCACTCTAGGAGGCGACTGGATTCTGAGAAGAAACACCAG GAACATCTTCTGCTGTCCATCCTGCCTGCTTACCTGGCCAGGGAAATGAAGGCCGAAATCATGGCTCGGCTCCAGGCTGGGCAGGGTCCCCGGCCCGAGGGCACCAACAACTTTCACAGTTTGTATGTGAAGAGGCATCAGGGTGTCAG TGTGCTCTACGCTGACATTGTTGGCTTCACTCGACTGGCCAGCGAATGCTCTCCCAAGGAACTGGTGCTCATGCTAAACGAACTCTTTGGCAAGTTCGATCAGATCGCCAAG GAGCACGAGTGCATGCGGATTAAGATTCTGGGAGATTGTTACTATTGTGTGTCTGGTCTGCCACTCTCTCTGCCGGACCACGCACTCAACTGTGTGCGCATGGGACTGGACATGTGCCGCGCCATCCG GAAGCTGCGGGCAGCCACAGGAGTGGACATCAACATGCGTGTGGGAGTGCACTCGGGCAGTGTGCTCTGCGGTGTCATCGGGCTTCAGAAGTGGCAATACGACGTCTGGTCCCATGACGTCACCCTGGCCAACCACATGGAGGCCGGTGGAGTGCCAGG tcgaGTGCACATCACAGGGGCAACCCTGGCCCTGTTGGGAGGGGCTTATGCTGTGGAGGATGCAGCCCCAGGGCATCGGGACCCATATCTCCGGGAGCTTGGGGAACCCACCTACCTGGTCATTGATCCTAGG gcagaggaagaagaagaagaggaagtaaCTGCAGGGGGACCACTGTCCCCTCCTGAGGGACCTAAGATGCGTCCATCACTTCTGATGACCCGGTACTTGGAGTCCTGGGGTGCAGCCAAGCCTTTCGCCCACCTCAGCCACCTGGATAGCCCTATGCCCACTTCACCCCCTCTTCTG GAAAATGCCTTGGCTTCCTTGGGCCCTCAGAGGAGCCTGGACCG GACCCGAACCCCTAGGGGACTTGAGGATGACCTGGACACTGGTGATGAGAAGTTCTTTCAAGTCATCGAACAGCTCAATTCCCAGAA ACAGTGGAAACGGTCCAAGGACTTCAGCCCACTAACCTTGTACTTcagggagaaagagatggagaaggag TATCGACTCTCGGCTCTCCCCGCCTTCAAATATTACTCAGCCTGtacctttctggtcttcctcTCCAACTTCATCATCCAGATGCTGGTGGCCAACAG GCCTCCAGCTCTAGCTGTCACTTATGGCATCATCTTCATCctcttctgcctcctcctcttcatctgcTTCTCAGAACACTTGACG AGGTGTGTCCTGAAGGGTCCCAAGTTCCTTCACTGGCTGCCATCCCTCTCAGGAGCAATAGCCACAAGACCTTGTCTTCGAGTTGCCCTGGGCACCACCACCATCCTTATCGTCCTCACCATGGCCATTGTCAACCTG TTCTTTCAGCCGATGTCTGAATGCTCCTTCCCAGCCTCCAATTCCTCTGCTGCTGCTCTCAACATCTCCTGGGATAGACCTGATTCCTTACCTCTCATCAGCATCCCG TACTCCATGCATTGTTGTGTGCTGGGCTTCCTCTCCTGCTCCCTCTTTCTGCATATGAACTTCGaactgaagctgctgctgctactgctctgGTTGCTGGCCTCCTGCAGTCTCTTCTTGCATTCCCATGCCTGGCTCTCTGACTGCCTTGTTGCCCATCTCTACCCGACTCCCAATGTTCAAAG GCCTGGGGTGCTAAAGGAACCCAAACTGATGGGCGCCAtctccttctttgtcttcttcttcaCTCTTCTGGCTCTGGCTCGGCAG AATGAGTATTATTGCCGGTTGGACTTCCTGTGGAAAAAGAAGCTTCGGCAAGAGCGGGAGGAGACAGAGACCATGGAGAACCTGACTCGATTGCTGCTGGAAAATGTACTACCTGCACATGTTGCCCCCCAGTTTATTGGTCAGAACCGGCGAAATGAG GACCTCTACCATCAATCCTATGAGTGTGTCTGTGTCCTCTTTGCTTctgtccctgacttcaaggagttttaTTCTGAGTCCAATATCAACCGTGAGGGGCTGGAGTGTCTTCGGCTGCTCAATGAGATCATTGCAGATTTTGATGAG CTACTCTCTAAACCTAAGTTCAGCGGTGTGGAAAAGATCAAAACTATTGGCAGCACATACATGGCGGCCACAGGGTTAAATGCCACCTCTGCACAGGACACCCAACAG GACTCTGAACGAAGTTGCAGCCACTTGGGCACTATGGTGGAGTTTGCAGTGGCCCTAGGAGCCAAACTGGACATCATCAACAAGCACTCATTCAACAACTTCCGCCTGCGTGTGG GGTTGAATCATGGACCAGTCGTGGCTGGGGTAATTGGAGCACAGAAACCACAGTATGACATCTGGGGCAACACTGTGAATGTGGCTAGCAGAATGGAGAGCACAGGCGTTTTGGGCAAGATCCAG GTAACTGAGGAGACAGCCCGGGTCCTACAGTCTTTGGGTTACACATGCTATAGCCGAGGAGTAATCAAAGTCAAAGGCAAAGGACAGCTCCGGACCTACTTCCTTTCCACAGAATTAGCACGGACTGGACCCCCTGGAGCCACATTCAGCTGA
- the LTB4R gene encoding LOW QUALITY PROTEIN: leukotriene B4 receptor 1 (The sequence of the model RefSeq protein was modified relative to this genomic sequence to represent the inferred CDS: inserted 2 bases in 1 codon): MAANVTANAAPNATNSTASAAPNASTFMFIWSLSVILLSLALVLGLPGNIFVVWSILAQMRHRSVTALLVLNLAVADLAVLLTAPFFLHLLASGTWSFGLAGCRLCHYICGVSMYASILLITAMSLDRSLAVARPFFSQKFRTKSAAWRVLAGIWVVSAFLAVPVIVYRQVTTNERGRVMCDTEYSTLGHVAFHLLFESITGFVLPFMVIVGSYSDIGRRLQATRFRRSRRTGRLVVLIILTFTAFWLPYHAVNLGEAARALRGYNIGEGSAGQRLKLARKVLITLAFLSSSLNPILYACAGGGLLRSAGVGFVAKLLEGTGSEISSTRRGTQVQTPCTNPNTPLEPGPRENXTFSSPVPLIELLMKPGVRGFGGGPHWDQLPHSQG, from the exons ATGGCTGCCAACGTCACGGCCAATGCTGCACCAAATGCGACCAACTCCACAGCCAGTGCTGCACCAAATGCATCTACCTTCATGTTTATCTGGTCTCTGTCCGTCATACTGCTCTCACTGGCCCTGGTGTTGGGACTTCCTGGAAACATCTTTGTGGTATGGAGTATCCTGGCCCAAATGCGACACCGTTCTGTCACTGCCCTTCTGGTCCTGAACCTGGCAGTGGCTGATCTGGCTGTGCTCCTTACTGCGCCTTTCTTCCTCCACTTATTGGCCAGTGGTACCTGGTCCTTTGGTCTGGCTGGCTGCCGCCTCTGCCACTACATCTGTGGAGTCAGCATGTATGCCAGCATCCTACTCATCACAGCCATGAGCCTCGATCGCTCCCTGGCTGTGGCTCGCCCTTTCTTTTCTCAGAAATTTCGAACCAAGTCAGCTGCCTGGCGAGTCTTGGCGGGCATCTGGGTGGTTTCTGCCTTCTTGGCAGTGCCTGTGATCGTGTACCGGCAAGTGACTACTAATGAACGAGGCAGAGTGATGTGTGATACAGAATACTCTACCCTTGGTCACGTGGCCTTCCACTTGCTGTTCGAGTCTATCACAGGCTTTGTGCTGCCCTTCATGGTAATCGTGGGCAGCTACTCAGACATTGGGCGGCGTCTGCAGGCCACTAGATTCCGCCGGAGCCGCCGAACTGGACGCCTGGTGGTGTTGATCATTTTGACCTTTACTGCCTTCTGGCTGCCCTACCATGCTGTGAACCTGGGAGAGGCTGCCAGGGCCCTTCGTGGGTATAACATAGGGGAGGGGTCAGCAGGGCAGCGTCTGAAGTTGGCTCGAAAAGTTCTGATTACCCTAGCCTTCCTGAGTAGCAGCCTGAACCCTATCCTTTATGCCTGTGCTGGTGGTGGGCTACTCCGCTCAGCGGGTGTAGGCTTTGTAGCCAAACTGCTTGAGGGCACTGGCTCAGAGATTTCCAGCACCCGGAGGGGCACCCAGGTTCAAACACCCTGTACCAACCCCAACACTCCTCTGGAACCTGGCCCAAGAGAGAA CACATTCTCTTCACCAGTTCCACTGATTGAACTACTGATGAAGCCTGGGGtgaggggttttggggggggtccACACTGGGATCAGCTCCCACATTCCCAGGGGTGA